One genomic region from Pseudoduganella lutea encodes:
- a CDS encoding pirin family protein: MNSTADNVTRPRSVERVIQGQAVMDGAGVKINRVLTQPLQRRLDPFLMLDNFGSEEASDYLAGFPDHPHRGFETVTYMLEGRMRHRDSAGNEGLLENGGVQWMTAGRGVIHSEMPEQEAGLMEGFQLWLNLPAKDKLMKPWYKDFKAAEIPAFTTPEGALVRVIAGTSHGVAGAVQRDVTEPLYLDIELPAGAMFSQALPAGHNAFLYPYRGSVAVAGKTVAERSMAILANDVQADGVVVAAHEEGHEAARFILVAGRPLNEPIAQYGPFVMNTQQEIHQAVQDFRAGLLGEEAQGAD, from the coding sequence ATGAACAGCACCGCAGACAACGTCACCCGCCCGCGCAGCGTGGAGCGTGTGATCCAGGGACAGGCCGTGATGGATGGCGCCGGCGTGAAGATCAACCGCGTGCTGACCCAGCCGCTGCAGCGCCGCCTCGACCCGTTCCTGATGCTGGACAATTTCGGCTCGGAAGAAGCCAGCGACTACCTGGCCGGCTTCCCCGACCACCCGCACCGCGGCTTCGAAACGGTAACCTACATGCTCGAAGGCCGCATGCGGCACCGCGACAGCGCGGGCAACGAGGGCTTGCTGGAAAATGGCGGCGTGCAATGGATGACGGCTGGCCGCGGCGTGATCCACTCCGAGATGCCGGAGCAGGAAGCCGGCCTGATGGAAGGGTTCCAGCTATGGTTGAATCTTCCCGCGAAGGACAAGCTGATGAAGCCCTGGTACAAGGACTTCAAGGCGGCCGAGATTCCCGCGTTCACGACGCCCGAAGGTGCGTTGGTGCGCGTGATCGCCGGCACCAGCCATGGCGTGGCCGGCGCGGTGCAGCGCGACGTGACGGAACCGCTGTACCTGGACATCGAACTGCCCGCCGGTGCCATGTTCAGCCAGGCGCTGCCGGCTGGCCATAACGCCTTCCTGTATCCGTATCGGGGCAGCGTGGCGGTGGCGGGCAAGACGGTGGCCGAACGCAGCATGGCGATCCTCGCCAACGACGTGCAGGCCGATGGCGTTGTGGTGGCCGCGCACGAAGAAGGGCATGAGGCGGCGCGCTTCATCCTGGTCGCCGGCCGGCCGCTGAACGAGCCGATCGCCCAGTACGGCCCGTTCGTGATGAACACGCAGCAGGAGATTCACCAGGCGGTGCAGGACTTTCGCGCAGGGCTGCTCGGCGAGGAAGCCCAAGGCGCCGACTGA